The proteins below come from a single Gemmatimonadota bacterium genomic window:
- a CDS encoding CRTAC1 family protein, whose translation MPYPSVHPLNILSLQAMSPAPSSTIRTSATALFIILIISPFFLDRWLSRETGVREPDVRETDAANPGRYGFLLTDATAAAGIDFVHAKPQLDPKLAPIMPHISALGASVSVVDFDNDGWQDMYVTSSRKGSPNVLYRNLGDGSFAEVAGEAGLAEVNGDGGVSMGSVWGDYDNDGFEDVFIYMWGRQRLYRNLGDGTFEDATGVAGLDRWMNANSAVWTDLNRDGLIDLYVGGYFSEVHDLWQVTTTRIMQESFEYANNGGHNYLFLNRGNGRFEDVTEAYGADCTRWTMSVGAADLNGDGWPDLYLANDYGPEVLLLNIEGKRFEQPAGTSLEETSKSGMNVAFGDLYNDGRADVYVTNISKRGYLFQGNNLRRNLIAENGRMVNIAEGEIADAGWAWGAQFGDLNNDGFVDLFVTNGFVSADPEEDYWYEMSRVAMGNNNIFQDVRNWAPMGDQSLSGFERSRLYLNDGTGRFYDVAESVGVNDRYDGRGVAFADLFNRGVLDLVVANQNGPVILYRNEVELKNAWIAVELRGVRSNASAIGAEIRVFWDGRQQLQVVTAGAGFAAQSQRRRHFGLGAATVVERVEIRWPSGTTQTLERPELNRLHTVMEPEG comes from the coding sequence GTGCCATACCCGTCTGTCCACCCGCTGAATATCTTGTCCCTTCAGGCCATGTCACCAGCCCCCTCCAGTACGATACGGACATCGGCTACCGCGCTGTTCATCATTCTGATTATTTCCCCCTTCTTCCTCGACCGATGGCTGTCGCGCGAGACAGGCGTACGCGAGCCAGACGTACGTGAGACAGACGCGGCAAACCCGGGGCGGTACGGGTTCCTGTTGACAGATGCGACGGCGGCGGCCGGCATTGACTTCGTCCATGCAAAACCGCAGCTCGATCCGAAGCTCGCCCCAATCATGCCCCACATCTCGGCTCTCGGGGCATCCGTCTCGGTCGTGGATTTCGACAACGACGGGTGGCAGGACATGTACGTGACCAGCAGCCGGAAGGGTTCGCCGAACGTCCTGTACCGGAACTTGGGCGACGGAAGCTTCGCGGAGGTTGCCGGGGAGGCCGGTCTGGCCGAAGTGAACGGGGACGGTGGCGTGTCTATGGGCTCGGTGTGGGGGGATTACGACAATGACGGATTCGAGGACGTCTTCATCTACATGTGGGGCCGTCAGCGCCTGTACCGAAACCTGGGCGACGGCACCTTCGAGGACGCGACCGGCGTCGCCGGGCTGGACCGGTGGATGAACGCCAACAGCGCCGTGTGGACGGACCTCAACCGGGACGGCCTGATCGATCTATACGTGGGTGGATATTTCTCGGAAGTCCATGACCTGTGGCAGGTTACGACGACGCGCATCATGCAGGAGAGTTTCGAATACGCAAACAATGGCGGCCACAATTACCTCTTCCTGAACCGGGGAAACGGCCGCTTCGAGGACGTGACGGAAGCCTACGGAGCGGACTGCACGCGGTGGACCATGTCCGTCGGTGCGGCGGACCTGAACGGCGACGGATGGCCCGATCTGTACCTGGCCAACGATTACGGTCCCGAGGTGCTCCTCCTCAATATTGAAGGGAAGCGTTTCGAGCAGCCCGCCGGTACCTCGCTGGAGGAGACCTCCAAGAGCGGCATGAACGTGGCCTTCGGCGATCTGTACAATGACGGCCGTGCGGATGTCTACGTGACGAATATCTCGAAGCGCGGCTACCTGTTCCAGGGGAACAATCTCCGCCGCAACCTGATCGCGGAAAACGGCCGGATGGTCAACATCGCGGAAGGTGAAATTGCCGATGCGGGCTGGGCCTGGGGCGCACAGTTCGGGGACCTGAACAACGACGGTTTCGTGGACCTGTTCGTCACCAACGGTTTCGTATCGGCCGATCCGGAGGAAGACTACTGGTACGAGATGTCGCGGGTCGCCATGGGCAACAACAACATCTTCCAGGACGTGAGGAACTGGGCGCCCATGGGCGATCAGAGCCTTTCGGGGTTCGAGCGGTCCAGGCTGTACCTGAACGACGGAACCGGGCGCTTCTACGACGTGGCGGAATCCGTCGGCGTAAACGACCGGTACGACGGCAGGGGGGTCGCCTTTGCCGACCTCTTCAACCGGGGCGTGCTGGACTTGGTGGTGGCCAATCAAAACGGCCCTGTGATCCTGTACCGAAACGAGGTCGAGCTGAAGAACGCGTGGATTGCCGTCGAACTGCGGGGCGTCCGCAGCAACGCAAGCGCTATCGGCGCGGAGATACGGGTATTCTGGGACGGCCGGCAACAGCTCCAGGTCGTGACGGCCGGGGCCGGATTCGCCGCCCAGAGCCAGCGCAGGCGGCACTTCGGCCTTGGCGCTGCCACGGTGGTCGAACGCGTTGAGATCCGCTGGCCGAGCGGGACGACACAGACGCTGGAACGTCCTGAACTGAACCGGCTTCACACGGTGATGGAACCGGAGGGATGA
- a CDS encoding Gfo/Idh/MocA family oxidoreductase yields MALSVGIVGVGGIAHCHGRAAREAPEAELAAICDVSEEAVDRFGETFGVSRRYTDLERMLQEEEIDILSVCTWGDSHADLSIRAARTGRVRAILCEKPISSTAAECEAMIETARDHGVLLAEAFKFRHHPCHIRAKELIEAGEIGRVKLIRSTFTAAVDPGNLRPDYNWRFNREKRGGATYDLGCYCIHHARFIAGSEPDRVQARGHYGQRSQVPESVLAQLEFPDEISAQCAFSFRFYGSQEFEVYGTDGYMRMDMAWNNEDHPVALVIRKNDGEERTIRFAPVFQFTNQLRHLCECLESGRPHRIPPENSLGNMRVIDAVHESIDSGQPVVLSSG; encoded by the coding sequence ATGGCCCTCAGCGTGGGCATCGTAGGAGTGGGCGGCATCGCACACTGTCACGGCAGGGCGGCCCGGGAGGCGCCCGAAGCGGAACTCGCCGCGATCTGCGATGTCTCGGAGGAGGCGGTGGACCGGTTCGGCGAGACCTTCGGGGTCTCCCGGCGTTACACCGACCTGGAGCGCATGTTGCAGGAAGAGGAAATCGACATCCTGTCCGTCTGTACCTGGGGCGATTCACACGCGGATCTCAGTATCCGGGCCGCGCGGACAGGCCGGGTCAGGGCGATTCTCTGCGAAAAACCCATCAGTTCGACGGCGGCCGAGTGCGAAGCCATGATCGAAACCGCGCGGGACCACGGCGTCCTGCTCGCCGAGGCCTTCAAGTTCCGCCACCACCCGTGCCATATCAGGGCGAAGGAGCTCATCGAAGCCGGCGAGATCGGACGGGTCAAGTTGATCCGCAGTACCTTTACCGCGGCAGTGGATCCAGGCAACCTGAGACCGGACTACAACTGGCGGTTCAACCGGGAGAAGCGCGGAGGAGCCACCTACGACCTGGGATGTTACTGCATCCATCATGCACGGTTCATTGCGGGAAGTGAACCGGACCGTGTCCAGGCGCGCGGCCATTACGGCCAGCGGTCCCAGGTGCCCGAGTCCGTCCTGGCGCAACTCGAGTTCCCCGACGAGATCAGCGCGCAGTGCGCCTTTTCTTTCAGGTTCTACGGATCCCAGGAGTTCGAGGTGTACGGTACGGACGGCTACATGCGGATGGACATGGCCTGGAACAACGAAGATCACCCGGTCGCGCTGGTAATCAGGAAAAACGACGGGGAAGAAAGAACCATCCGATTCGCCCCGGTCTTTCAATTCACCAATCAACTGCGGCACCTTTGCGAATGTCTCGAGTCCGGTCGGCCGCACCGGATTCCACCTGAGAACAGCTTGGGCAACATGCGGGTCATCGACGCCGTACATGAATCCATTGACTCGGGACAGCCCGTTGTTTTGAGTTCCGGATAG
- a CDS encoding carboxylate-amine ligase: MTVEEMTLGVEEEYQIIDPESRELTSYISEFLEKGKRVFRDQVKPEFLQSQVEMGTEVCRDIKEVRKEIARLRSMVSDIAEKSGHRIVAAGTHPFSRWQEQEVTEKDRYRSLVADLQYVARRLLIFGMHIHVGLPDRELRIDTMNQISYFMPHVLALSSSSPFWMGDNTGLKSYRSVVFSELPRTGIPDRFNSADEYDHFIQTMIKTGCMDEPTKIWWDVRPHPRFPTLELRICDCITKIDEVVAIVALVRAVTAKLITLRRENQSWRYYRRDLVAENKWRAIKDGLDGNLVDFGKEEEVPLRFLIEELLDIVDDVVDPLGVREEIEYIRVMLERGSSADRQLRTHAETGDLKAVVDQLAEETIAGL; the protein is encoded by the coding sequence ATGACCGTAGAAGAAATGACCCTCGGCGTTGAAGAGGAATACCAAATCATCGACCCCGAGTCGCGGGAGTTGACCTCCTACATCTCCGAGTTTCTCGAAAAGGGGAAGCGGGTCTTTCGCGACCAGGTCAAGCCGGAATTCCTTCAGTCCCAGGTGGAAATGGGTACCGAGGTCTGCAGGGACATCAAGGAAGTCCGGAAGGAGATAGCCCGGCTCCGGAGCATGGTGTCCGACATCGCGGAAAAGAGCGGCCACCGGATCGTGGCGGCCGGCACCCATCCCTTTTCCCGCTGGCAGGAGCAGGAAGTCACCGAAAAAGACCGGTACCGCAGCCTGGTCGCCGACCTGCAATACGTCGCCCGCCGCCTGCTCATCTTCGGCATGCACATCCACGTCGGCTTACCCGACCGGGAACTGCGCATCGACACCATGAACCAGATCAGCTATTTCATGCCCCACGTCCTGGCCCTTTCTTCATCGTCCCCCTTCTGGATGGGCGACAACACGGGGCTCAAATCCTACCGGAGCGTCGTGTTCTCCGAGTTGCCCAGGACCGGCATACCCGATCGGTTCAACTCGGCCGACGAGTACGACCATTTCATCCAGACGATGATCAAGACCGGCTGCATGGACGAGCCCACAAAGATCTGGTGGGACGTGCGGCCCCATCCCCGTTTTCCCACGCTCGAGTTGCGGATCTGCGACTGCATCACCAAGATCGACGAAGTGGTGGCCATCGTGGCCCTGGTCAGGGCGGTGACGGCCAAGTTGATCACGCTGCGCCGCGAGAACCAGTCATGGCGGTACTACCGGCGCGACCTGGTGGCCGAGAACAAGTGGCGCGCGATCAAGGACGGGCTGGACGGGAACCTGGTCGACTTCGGCAAGGAAGAGGAAGTGCCCCTGCGATTCCTCATCGAGGAACTGCTGGATATCGTGGACGACGTCGTGGATCCCCTCGGGGTCCGGGAGGAGATCGAGTACATCCGGGTCATGCTCGAGCGGGGAAGCAGCGCGGACCGGCAACTCAGGACCCATGCGGAAACCGGTGACCTGAAGGCGGTCGTCGATCAACTGGCCGAAGAGACGATAGCCGGACTGTGA
- a CDS encoding VOC family protein encodes MRITLTSVVVDDQQKALRFYTETLGFQLKHNIPLGEYAWITVVSEEAPEGTELALEPDGHPAVRPFKQALVEDGIPWTCFAVDDVEAEHERLVAKGVRFVQPPTDAGSVVTAIFDDTCGNLIQIMEEKDQA; translated from the coding sequence ATGAGAATCACCCTGACCAGCGTCGTAGTAGATGACCAGCAGAAAGCGCTTCGCTTCTACACGGAAACGCTTGGCTTCCAATTGAAGCACAACATTCCTTTGGGCGAATACGCCTGGATTACCGTGGTATCCGAGGAAGCTCCGGAGGGGACGGAGTTGGCGCTCGAGCCTGATGGCCATCCCGCGGTGCGTCCGTTCAAGCAGGCCCTTGTGGAGGACGGTATCCCCTGGACCTGCTTCGCGGTCGACGACGTCGAAGCCGAACACGAGCGTCTCGTGGCAAAGGGTGTGCGATTCGTACAGCCGCCAACGGATGCCGGGAGTGTTGTTACCGCCATCTTCGACGATACATGCGGCAACTTGATTCAGATTATGGAAGAGAAGGATCAAGCGTGA
- a CDS encoding phytanoyl-CoA dioxygenase family protein, whose product MDPSCLENRLTDEERRLFDEQGYFIVENVLPGDMVEALDRIADRIDAERRPNMGGGPYSIKNHFDIIGRDDLLLELLDWPKTFPKVWGILGWHIQLYHSHLIVSPSWPADQKPKKRRLGWHQDSGRLNIDLETTPRPRVSLKVAFFLSDCTTNDRGNFHAIPGSHRSDVIELPDDAERDPDGAVPIRAAAGDAVFFDRRLWHASGINYSEITRKVMFYGYSYRWLRPRDNMTVGHYMDRCDPIRRQLLGDGPSGGHGFTSPLPEDIPLREWIANHAGRKYVVN is encoded by the coding sequence ATGGACCCTTCCTGTCTTGAAAATCGCCTGACGGACGAAGAGCGGCGCCTCTTCGATGAACAGGGTTATTTCATCGTGGAGAACGTGCTGCCGGGCGACATGGTGGAAGCACTGGACCGGATCGCAGACCGCATCGACGCGGAACGACGTCCCAACATGGGAGGCGGGCCCTACAGCATCAAGAATCACTTCGACATCATCGGCCGGGACGATCTGCTGCTGGAACTGCTCGACTGGCCGAAGACCTTCCCGAAGGTCTGGGGCATTCTCGGCTGGCACATTCAACTGTACCATTCCCACTTGATCGTATCGCCATCATGGCCGGCGGATCAGAAACCCAAAAAACGGCGTCTGGGCTGGCACCAGGACAGCGGCCGGTTGAATATCGACCTGGAGACCACGCCCCGGCCCCGGGTGTCGCTAAAAGTGGCCTTCTTCCTGAGCGACTGCACGACGAACGACCGGGGCAACTTCCACGCCATTCCGGGCAGCCACAGGAGCGACGTGATCGAGTTACCCGATGACGCCGAACGGGATCCGGACGGCGCCGTTCCGATCCGGGCCGCGGCCGGCGACGCCGTGTTTTTCGATCGCCGCCTATGGCACGCTTCGGGCATCAACTATTCCGAAATCACCCGCAAGGTGATGTTCTACGGCTACAGCTACCGCTGGCTGCGTCCGAGGGACAACATGACGGTGGGTCACTACATGGACCGCTGCGACCCCATACGCAGGCAACTCCTGGGGGACGGACCTTCGGGCGGTCACGGCTTTACCTCGCCCCTTCCCGAAGATATCCCGCTGCGCGAATGGATCGCCAACCACGCGGGCCGGAAGTACGTGGTAAATTGA
- a CDS encoding sulfatase-like hydrolase/transferase: MPSRSRPNILWISFEDTGPYYGCYGDPVARTPNVDRFAARGCRWTNCFSTSGVCAPARSAIITGMYATSIGTHHMRTTHTHPDTPEMPTPYSAVVPHYVKCFTEYLRAAGYYCTNNFKTDYQFEPPLTAWDDLGQQAHWRNRPDPEQPFFAVFNLMRSHESGMWPEKCPAPEFDPNAIEPPPHLPDTPVVRTALARMYTHIAHNDREFGAILGQLEEDGIAENTYVFNWSDHGPLPRGKRWPYDAGIHVPLIARGPDLEGGRVCEDLVSTIDLGPTMLSLAGVEIPGHVQGRAFLGQQAQPPREYVFASRDRHDVSYDMVRAVRDGRYKYIRNYRPDLPYLSWLPYRNRHPIMQEIWRLHLEGALDEAQSALFRYPRPVEEFYDTEADPHEIRNLAGDPHVGNDLERMRRALDAWLDEVGDMGRIPESEMVGNWYPDGRQPETAPVVFIPICSESPGIEPVTAGGSFDGPVLVQLHCATQAASIAYTLQAGDDPHWLLYTEPLRLDAGEYLVRARAIRVGYRESPEVQARFVVREV, translated from the coding sequence GTGCCTTCCCGGTCCAGACCCAATATCCTGTGGATTTCCTTCGAGGACACTGGTCCTTACTATGGCTGCTACGGTGATCCGGTGGCCCGTACGCCGAACGTGGACCGTTTCGCGGCCCGGGGATGCCGGTGGACGAACTGCTTCTCCACGTCAGGCGTATGTGCTCCGGCCCGTTCGGCGATCATAACCGGGATGTACGCCACCTCCATCGGCACGCATCACATGCGGACCACCCATACTCACCCCGATACCCCGGAGATGCCAACACCCTATTCGGCGGTGGTGCCCCACTACGTCAAGTGTTTCACCGAGTACCTGCGGGCGGCGGGGTACTACTGCACGAACAACTTCAAGACCGACTACCAGTTCGAGCCGCCGCTGACGGCGTGGGACGACCTTGGCCAGCAAGCCCACTGGCGTAACCGGCCCGACCCGGAGCAGCCCTTTTTCGCGGTCTTCAACCTCATGCGCAGCCACGAAAGCGGGATGTGGCCGGAGAAGTGCCCAGCACCCGAGTTCGATCCCAATGCCATCGAGCCGCCGCCCCACCTGCCCGACACGCCGGTGGTCCGGACGGCCCTTGCCCGCATGTACACGCATATCGCCCACAACGACCGGGAATTCGGTGCCATTCTCGGCCAGTTGGAAGAAGATGGGATCGCCGAGAATACGTACGTCTTCAACTGGAGCGACCACGGCCCCCTGCCCCGGGGCAAGCGCTGGCCCTATGACGCGGGAATACACGTGCCGCTCATCGCGCGCGGGCCGGACCTTGAAGGCGGGCGGGTATGCGAAGACCTGGTCAGCACGATCGACCTGGGACCCACGATGCTGTCCCTGGCCGGCGTGGAGATTCCAGGCCACGTCCAGGGCCGGGCGTTTCTCGGGCAACAGGCCCAACCGCCGCGCGAGTATGTCTTCGCCAGCCGCGACAGGCACGACGTGTCCTACGACATGGTCAGGGCCGTGCGGGATGGCCGATACAAGTACATCCGGAATTATCGTCCCGACCTGCCCTATCTTTCCTGGCTCCCCTATCGAAACCGCCATCCGATCATGCAGGAAATCTGGCGGTTGCACCTGGAAGGCGCGCTGGACGAAGCGCAGTCGGCCCTGTTCCGGTACCCGAGACCCGTAGAGGAATTCTACGACACGGAGGCGGATCCGCATGAAATACGCAATCTGGCCGGGGATCCGCATGTCGGGAACGACCTGGAGCGGATGCGCAGGGCGCTCGACGCATGGCTCGACGAGGTGGGCGACATGGGCCGGATTCCCGAGAGCGAGATGGTCGGAAACTGGTATCCGGACGGTCGCCAGCCCGAGACCGCTCCCGTAGTCTTCATACCCATATGTTCGGAAAGTCCCGGAATTGAACCGGTAACGGCGGGCGGCTCGTTTGACGGCCCCGTGCTGGTACAGCTTCACTGCGCCACGCAGGCTGCGTCTATTGCCTATACGTTGCAGGCCGGGGACGACCCCCACTGGCTGTTGTACACCGAACCGCTGCGTCTTGACGCCGGCGAGTACCTGGTGAGGGCGCGGGCTATACGCGTCGGGTACAGGGAAAGTCCCGAGGTCCAGGCGAGATTCGTAGTTCGGGAGGTGTGA
- the rpsT gene encoding 30S ribosomal protein S20 has protein sequence MPTLVSSKKRLRQEAVRQHRNATVKSALRTAIKRLRGNSDADSAPGLLSQAHSRLDKAVKRGVMHRRTADRIKSRLAKQAS, from the coding sequence GTGCCGACCCTCGTTTCATCCAAGAAGCGTTTACGTCAGGAAGCCGTGCGCCAGCACCGTAACGCCACGGTCAAATCCGCCCTTCGTACCGCCATCAAGCGCCTGCGCGGGAATTCGGACGCCGACTCGGCGCCCGGGCTCCTGAGCCAGGCCCATTCCAGGTTGGATAAAGCCGTCAAGCGCGGCGTGATGCACCGGCGGACCGCCGACCGCATCAAGTCCAGGCTGGCGAAGCAGGCCAGCTAG
- a CDS encoding CTP synthase translates to MGRTKYIFVTGGVMSGVGKGVFSASLGHLLKHYGFTVSQIKIDGYLNQDAGTINPYRHGEVFVLEDGTECDMDLGTYERFLDDNLNRNNYITSGKVYRIILDKERRGEYLGRDVQVVPHVTGEIKNLIRTKAHEGPYDILVVEVGGTVGDIENIHFIEAAREMLYDEGRDNVLSVHVTQVPYNESAGELKTKPTQHSVKALLQLGIQPDIVVCRSAIPLNKSVRQKISLFCNIAEDRVVSSPDTDSIYRVPTLLDRQETVQIVAEKLNVNLPQRTDQRPQMFDIYLKYLSRSHPEIRIAITGKYTALHDSYVSILNALDHSKVSVGVDVTTEWIDTTDFSADQPLDAGMLDDISGIIVPGGFGERGAEGKIRFIQHARENGLPFLGLCYGFQLAVVEFARNQCGLLNAAHAEFDAEAETPVIYLLPDQRKLAGMGGTMRLGGHEVKVKDGTEAHRCYGSDTAVERFRHRYEFNNQYRELIEHKGMVFSGMTPDEQIMQILEIPTHPFFVGTQFHPELTSRPYRPHPLFRGLVQAALDYVDSVENRQVAMQAGQAE, encoded by the coding sequence ATCGGACGGACCAAGTACATCTTCGTCACCGGCGGTGTCATGTCCGGCGTGGGCAAGGGCGTCTTCAGCGCCTCCCTCGGACACCTGCTCAAGCACTACGGATTCACGGTCTCCCAGATCAAGATCGACGGCTATCTGAACCAGGACGCCGGCACCATCAACCCCTACCGCCACGGAGAAGTGTTCGTACTCGAGGACGGCACCGAGTGCGACATGGACCTGGGCACCTACGAACGTTTTCTCGACGATAATCTGAACCGGAACAACTACATCACCTCCGGCAAGGTGTACCGGATCATCCTCGACAAGGAACGCCGGGGCGAGTACCTGGGACGGGATGTGCAGGTCGTGCCCCATGTGACGGGCGAAATCAAGAACCTGATCCGGACCAAGGCCCACGAGGGACCCTACGACATCCTGGTCGTGGAGGTCGGCGGCACCGTCGGAGATATCGAAAATATCCATTTCATCGAGGCTGCCCGGGAAATGCTCTACGACGAGGGACGGGACAATGTCCTGTCGGTCCACGTCACGCAGGTGCCCTATAACGAGTCCGCGGGGGAACTCAAGACTAAACCCACGCAGCACAGCGTCAAGGCGCTCCTGCAACTGGGCATCCAGCCCGATATCGTGGTATGCCGTTCGGCCATCCCGCTGAACAAGAGCGTCCGGCAGAAGATCAGCCTCTTCTGCAACATCGCCGAGGATCGCGTGGTCAGCAGCCCCGATACGGATTCCATCTACCGGGTGCCCACCCTGCTCGACCGCCAAGAGACGGTTCAGATCGTTGCCGAGAAGCTCAACGTCAATCTCCCGCAGCGTACCGATCAGCGACCGCAGATGTTCGACATTTATCTCAAGTACTTGTCCAGAAGCCACCCCGAAATACGTATCGCCATAACCGGCAAGTACACGGCCCTGCACGATTCATACGTGAGTATCCTGAACGCCCTGGACCACAGCAAGGTCAGCGTGGGTGTGGATGTCACCACGGAGTGGATCGATACGACGGATTTCTCGGCGGACCAGCCGCTCGACGCGGGCATGCTGGACGACATCTCCGGCATCATCGTGCCCGGTGGCTTCGGCGAGCGGGGCGCCGAGGGAAAGATCCGGTTCATACAGCACGCCAGGGAGAACGGCCTGCCGTTTCTGGGCCTGTGCTACGGATTCCAGCTGGCCGTGGTGGAGTTCGCGCGGAACCAGTGCGGACTGCTGAATGCCGCCCACGCGGAATTCGACGCGGAGGCGGAAACGCCGGTCATCTACCTGCTGCCCGACCAGCGCAAGCTGGCTGGAATGGGGGGCACGATGCGGCTGGGCGGACACGAGGTGAAGGTGAAAGACGGCACCGAAGCCCACCGCTGCTACGGATCGGATACGGCCGTGGAACGATTCCGCCACCGGTACGAATTCAACAACCAGTACAGGGAGCTCATCGAGCACAAGGGCATGGTGTTCTCCGGCATGACCCCCGACGAGCAGATCATGCAGATCCTGGAAATCCCCACGCATCCCTTCTTCGTAGGAACCCAGTTCCATCCCGAGCTGACCAGCCGTCCATACAGGCCTCACCCCTTGTTCAGGGGACTGGTACAGGCAGCTTTGGACTATGTGGATTCAGTGGAAAACCGGCAGGTGGCCATGCAGGCCGGACAGGCGGAATAG
- a CDS encoding transporter substrate-binding domain-containing protein has translation MRAIPSLLLLACLCTLSVHVHAQASLLDRIQERGEIRIGTTGDYKPFTYLNPETGTYEGMDIDAAHRLGEALGVSVRFVPTTWSNLTEDTLNDRFDLAMGGITRTLTRQKDLALTDPYVTIGKSPLIRKADRERFKSLQDIDRPGVRIGANYGGTNEAYVRANISQATIVMFENNLDVQPAVAAGDVDVMFTDNVEAVIYARQNPLLYALDPDKPLTREDLGYMTVRGDQPFINYLNLWLYQMGQKGTLDGLRSKWIGEY, from the coding sequence ATGCGCGCCATCCCATCGCTTCTTCTGCTTGCCTGCCTGTGTACCCTTTCGGTGCACGTCCACGCCCAGGCCTCCCTGCTGGACCGGATCCAGGAACGGGGCGAGATCCGGATAGGTACGACCGGCGACTACAAGCCTTTCACCTATCTGAATCCGGAGACCGGTACCTACGAGGGCATGGACATCGACGCGGCGCATCGGCTCGGCGAAGCCCTCGGCGTGAGCGTCCGGTTCGTGCCCACGACCTGGAGCAACCTGACCGAAGATACACTGAACGACCGGTTCGACCTGGCCATGGGCGGCATCACCCGGACGTTGACGCGACAGAAGGACCTGGCCCTCACCGACCCCTATGTCACCATCGGCAAATCGCCGCTCATCCGGAAGGCCGACCGCGAGCGTTTCAAGAGCCTGCAGGACATCGACCGGCCCGGTGTCCGGATCGGCGCCAATTACGGCGGGACCAACGAAGCCTACGTCCGTGCCAACATCAGCCAGGCCACGATCGTCATGTTCGAGAACAACCTGGACGTTCAACCGGCCGTGGCAGCCGGTGACGTGGACGTCATGTTCACGGACAACGTGGAAGCGGTGATCTACGCCAGGCAGAATCCCCTGCTTTACGCCCTCGACCCGGACAAGCCGTTGACCCGCGAGGACCTCGGATACATGACCGTCCGCGGCGACCAGCCCTTCATCAACTACCTGAACCTGTGGCTGTACCAGATGGGGCAGAAGGGTACGCTGGACGGACTGAGGAGCAAGTGGATCGGGGAGTACTGA